From the Halalkalicoccus sp. NIPERK01 genome, one window contains:
- a CDS encoding 3-isopropylmalate dehydratase large subunit: MGQTVAEKVLANRSGSSGVSAGEYVVCGVDVAMVQDVHAPAVFNRLDERGISELWDPSKVVVVFDHVAPSHGVDDADTKARVRRLLESYGVEHFYDVGTGISHLVLPERGHVRPGEVVIGTDSHTVSHGVFGAAGTGVGDTDMVYALLTGEVWFRVPETIRIHLTGDLPPHVSSKDVVLSLAANYGLDVARYRAIEFTGPVVEDLSIDDRMTLTNMSIELGAKFGFTPVDERVEEYVRCRTDEPFAAVEADPDVDYETVIEHDVTGLEPQVARPHDVDNVVPVSAVEGVDVDQVFVGTCTNGSYDDLAAVAALLSGNEVAPDTRMIVTPATRAIYQRATRDGLIETLTQAGATVTNATCGPCLGLGMGIIGEGETCFAAQNRNYRGRMGSDESEIYLGSPETAAATAISGHIADPREV; encoded by the coding sequence ATGGGTCAGACCGTTGCAGAGAAGGTCCTCGCGAACCGATCGGGATCATCCGGCGTTTCTGCTGGTGAGTACGTCGTTTGTGGCGTCGACGTCGCGATGGTACAGGACGTCCACGCGCCGGCCGTCTTCAACCGCCTCGACGAGAGGGGGATTTCTGAGCTCTGGGACCCCTCGAAGGTCGTCGTGGTCTTCGACCACGTGGCGCCATCCCACGGCGTCGATGACGCCGATACGAAAGCCCGGGTTCGACGGCTGCTCGAATCGTACGGCGTCGAGCATTTCTACGACGTCGGCACCGGGATCAGCCACCTCGTCCTCCCCGAACGCGGACACGTCCGTCCCGGCGAGGTCGTCATCGGAACGGATTCGCACACGGTCTCGCACGGCGTTTTCGGGGCTGCCGGCACTGGCGTCGGCGATACGGACATGGTGTACGCGTTGTTGACCGGGGAGGTCTGGTTTCGGGTACCGGAGACGATACGGATTCACCTCACCGGCGACCTCCCCCCGCACGTCTCCTCGAAAGACGTCGTCCTCTCCTTGGCCGCCAACTACGGCCTCGACGTGGCCCGGTATCGGGCGATCGAGTTCACCGGGCCGGTCGTCGAAGACCTCTCGATCGACGACCGGATGACGCTGACGAACATGTCGATCGAACTCGGCGCGAAGTTCGGATTCACACCCGTCGACGAACGGGTCGAGGAGTACGTCAGGTGTCGCACCGACGAGCCGTTCGCCGCCGTCGAGGCGGATCCCGACGTGGACTACGAGACGGTGATCGAACACGACGTCACCGGGCTCGAGCCGCAAGTCGCGAGACCACACGACGTCGACAACGTCGTCCCCGTCTCCGCGGTCGAAGGTGTCGACGTCGATCAGGTGTTCGTGGGGACCTGCACGAACGGATCGTACGACGACCTCGCCGCCGTGGCGGCCCTCCTCTCGGGAAACGAAGTCGCACCGGATACCCGGATGATCGTCACGCCGGCGACGCGAGCGATCTACCAGCGAGCCACCCGTGACGGCCTGATCGAGACCCTCACGCAGGCAGGTGCGACGGTCACGAACGCGACTTGTGGGCCCTGTCTCGGGTTGGGGATGGGCATCATCGGCGAGGGCGAGACCTGCTTTGCCGCCCAGAACCGGAACTACCGGGGTCGAATGGGAAGCGACGAATCCGAGATCTACCTCGGTAGCCCCGAGACCGCCGCTGCAACGGCGATCAGCGGACACATCGCCGACCCACGGGAGGTGTGA
- a CDS encoding MFS transporter, with product MVQFVRYVFPPLFETLQATYGVSNTQTGLLFTLLMLGYSTAQLPAGVLGDRFGEPRVILGGVGLFATAAIGAFLAPTFALLTAAAVVIGVGTGVHKTVAIPYLSKEYPQRTGLALGVLDTIGQFGGIVAPVVVVGLLASPLHWNVVFTLITVVSLGLGAIFFISTTSSTTVQSERSRAETDGSDDPGVRAYLSIFSDRRLVLFLVVTTLFTFVWNGIASFFPLFLATQKGMSSDMAGLAYSLLFAASLSQLVTGDISDRLGRLRVALLLFVLMIVGLALIIAVQALVPLLVLTVVMGIGLHGFRPVRDSYLMDIIPSSIGGGTLGIVRTVMTVIGALSPALVGYLSDTVGFTAAFVVLIVGLLFGIAVISVLET from the coding sequence ATGGTGCAGTTCGTCCGGTACGTGTTCCCGCCACTGTTCGAGACGCTCCAAGCGACGTACGGCGTGTCCAACACGCAGACGGGACTGCTGTTTACGCTGTTGATGCTAGGGTACTCGACGGCTCAGTTACCGGCAGGGGTGCTCGGCGATCGGTTCGGCGAACCCCGCGTCATCCTCGGCGGGGTGGGACTGTTCGCTACGGCAGCGATCGGGGCGTTTCTCGCGCCGACGTTCGCGCTCTTGACCGCGGCAGCGGTCGTGATCGGCGTGGGTACGGGGGTACACAAGACCGTCGCGATCCCCTATCTCTCGAAGGAGTACCCCCAGCGGACGGGGTTGGCGCTCGGCGTACTGGACACGATCGGGCAGTTCGGCGGTATCGTCGCACCGGTCGTCGTCGTCGGGCTGTTGGCGAGTCCGCTTCACTGGAACGTCGTGTTCACCCTGATCACGGTCGTAAGCCTCGGGCTCGGGGCGATCTTTTTCATCAGCACCACCTCGTCGACGACGGTACAGTCCGAACGGAGCCGTGCGGAGACCGACGGAAGCGATGACCCCGGCGTTCGGGCGTACCTCTCGATCTTCTCCGATCGGAGGCTCGTCCTGTTCCTGGTCGTGACGACGCTTTTCACGTTCGTCTGGAACGGGATCGCGTCGTTCTTTCCGCTGTTCCTGGCGACACAGAAGGGGATGTCCTCCGACATGGCCGGGCTGGCGTACTCGCTCCTGTTCGCGGCGAGTCTCAGCCAGTTGGTGACCGGCGATATCAGCGATCGGCTCGGCCGGCTTCGGGTCGCGCTCCTGTTGTTCGTCCTCATGATCGTCGGCCTCGCGCTGATCATCGCGGTACAGGCGTTAGTCCCGCTCCTCGTTCTCACGGTCGTGATGGGCATCGGACTCCACGGGTTCAGACCGGTTCGGGACTCCTACCTGATGGACATCATCCCCTCGTCCATCGGAGGTGGCACCCTCGGTATCGTCCGAACCGTTATGACGGTGATCGGCGCGCTCTCCCCCGCGCTCGTTGGCTATCTGTCGGATACCGTCGGATTTACCGCTGCGTTCGTCGTCCTCATCGTCGGTCTGCTCTTCGGGATCGCCGTCATCAGCGTGCTCGAGACGTGA
- a CDS encoding mandelate racemase/muconate lactonizing enzyme family protein — protein sequence MEITEIETAVLESPVDAASLPAQVGDRSLDISSVLVRIHTDEGITGLGESFYRSVEDNLFLERSIRSMARHLVGKDPRNVKKHWHELYLHVKRAGAYGALSALDEAMWDIKGKNAGQPLYELLGGECGDIHAYATFPAEKEIDELIEDAHWLADKGFVAMKVGAGFGVEEDRERIREIQTNTPDEFGLAIDANTSYDFPDALRVAKTASEYELEWFEEPIAHTDISGQADLNRKVTVPISGYQTHTPHYPAVDHLKANALEIYQPSLDYAGGVTGATRVADLVEAFGKQLIPHALGPAVNYAASLHVAAASRACERIEFAVLVDDIDDPGEYVGGPHIANQDDIRVEDGGEITPPEGPGLGIEIDEDVLAEYTVSTSS from the coding sequence ATGGAAATCACCGAAATAGAGACCGCCGTACTCGAGAGCCCGGTCGATGCGGCCTCGTTGCCGGCGCAGGTCGGCGATCGGTCACTCGACATCAGTTCCGTCCTCGTGCGGATCCACACCGACGAGGGGATCACCGGCCTCGGGGAGTCGTTCTACCGCTCCGTCGAGGACAACCTGTTCCTCGAACGGAGCATCCGATCGATGGCCCGCCATCTCGTCGGCAAGGACCCCCGTAACGTCAAGAAACACTGGCACGAGCTGTACCTCCACGTGAAGCGTGCTGGCGCCTACGGTGCGCTCAGCGCGCTCGACGAGGCGATGTGGGACATCAAGGGGAAGAACGCCGGCCAGCCGCTTTACGAGCTGCTCGGCGGCGAGTGTGGCGATATCCACGCCTATGCGACGTTCCCGGCCGAAAAGGAGATTGACGAGCTGATCGAGGACGCCCACTGGCTGGCTGATAAGGGCTTCGTCGCGATGAAGGTCGGCGCCGGGTTCGGCGTCGAGGAGGACCGAGAACGGATCCGCGAGATACAGACCAACACGCCCGACGAGTTCGGATTGGCGATCGACGCCAACACGTCCTACGATTTTCCCGACGCGCTGCGTGTCGCCAAGACCGCGAGCGAGTACGAACTCGAGTGGTTCGAGGAACCGATCGCTCACACCGACATCAGCGGCCAAGCCGACCTCAACCGGAAGGTCACGGTGCCGATCTCCGGGTATCAGACGCACACGCCGCACTACCCCGCGGTCGATCATCTGAAGGCCAACGCGCTCGAGATCTATCAACCGTCGCTGGATTACGCGGGCGGCGTCACCGGCGCGACCCGCGTCGCCGACCTCGTCGAGGCGTTCGGCAAACAGCTGATCCCCCACGCCCTCGGTCCGGCGGTCAACTACGCGGCGAGCCTGCACGTCGCAGCCGCCAGCCGGGCGTGTGAGCGGATCGAATTCGCCGTCCTCGTGGACGACATCGACGACCCCGGCGAGTACGTTGGCGGGCCTCACATCGCCAACCAGGACGATATCCGAGTCGAGGACGGCGGCGAGATCACGCCGCCCGAGGGGCCCGGCCTCGGCATCGAAATCGACGAGGACGTCCTCGCGGAGTACACCGTTTCCACGTCCTCGTAA
- a CDS encoding mandelate racemase/muconate lactonizing enzyme family protein, whose protein sequence is MEITNVEPIRLERALDTITRRGGTSEQNITVTPVVVKVHTDEGITGLGESFVFDPTGEEAKFLEHGINALSKKLVGRDPREVTRLWHEMYVEVKRSGAYRALSAVDEALWDIKGKNAGQPVYELLGGQVNEIKAYATFPHFKESERLVEDAVWLSEKGFEAIKIVGASVGVKHDQERIETISEDLPEGMDLAIDVNTSYNTAEALAVAETASEHDLAWFEEPISHLDVQGMAELNERVSVPIAAYQTQTPHYPAIEHLRADALEIYQPTLDLVGGITSANRVATFVEAFDKQLVPHTFGPLINYAASLHVVAASPACSLIEFAVFDDEIDDPGEFIASPYVKNQEAVYVQDGGTISPPEGPGLGIELDEDKVEEYRV, encoded by the coding sequence ACGTCCGAGCAGAACATCACCGTCACCCCCGTCGTCGTGAAGGTCCATACCGACGAGGGGATCACGGGTCTCGGTGAATCGTTCGTCTTCGACCCCACCGGCGAGGAGGCGAAGTTCCTCGAGCACGGCATCAACGCCCTCTCGAAGAAGCTCGTCGGGCGGGACCCGCGCGAGGTCACGCGGCTGTGGCACGAGATGTACGTCGAGGTGAAGCGATCGGGTGCGTATCGCGCGCTCAGCGCGGTCGACGAGGCGCTCTGGGATATCAAGGGGAAGAACGCTGGCCAGCCCGTTTACGAACTGCTCGGCGGTCAGGTCAACGAGATCAAGGCGTACGCGACCTTTCCACATTTCAAGGAGAGCGAACGGCTGGTCGAGGACGCCGTCTGGCTCTCGGAGAAAGGGTTCGAGGCGATCAAGATCGTCGGTGCGAGCGTCGGCGTCAAGCACGACCAGGAGCGTATCGAAACGATCAGCGAGGACTTGCCCGAGGGGATGGACCTCGCGATCGACGTCAACACGTCCTACAACACCGCCGAAGCGCTCGCGGTCGCCGAGACCGCGAGCGAACACGATCTCGCGTGGTTCGAGGAACCGATCTCTCACCTCGACGTTCAGGGTATGGCCGAACTGAACGAGCGCGTCTCGGTCCCGATCGCCGCCTACCAGACGCAGACCCCCCATTATCCGGCCATCGAACACCTCCGGGCCGACGCCTTGGAGATCTATCAGCCGACCCTCGATCTCGTCGGCGGGATCACGTCCGCGAACCGCGTCGCGACGTTCGTCGAGGCGTTCGACAAACAGTTGGTCCCTCACACGTTCGGACCGCTCATCAACTACGCCGCGAGCCTGCACGTCGTCGCCGCCAGCCCGGCGTGTTCGCTCATCGAGTTCGCGGTGTTCGACGACGAGATCGACGACCCCGGGGAGTTCATCGCCAGTCCCTACGTGAAGAACCAGGAGGCGGTCTACGTTCAGGACGGGGGCACGATCTCGCCGCCCGAAGGCCCGGGCCTCGGGATCGAACTGGACGAGGACAAGGTCGAAGAATACCGCGTCTGA